A single Acidobacteriaceae bacterium DNA region contains:
- a CDS encoding regulatory protein RecX yields MKSERDLRRRLSDRVSPDETGREAVEKVIAKLKELGYLSDQRFAADFARLRQENEKFGKRRVQQGLMQKGIASSLVNEAVTKQYEDVDEVALARQYIERKRLKPPGGDREQRQKETAKIMRRLVAAGFSSRAVWVVLRDWAGSDIEEVDVEESSE; encoded by the coding sequence ATGAAGAGCGAGCGCGACCTTCGCCGCCGGTTGTCGGATCGTGTCTCTCCCGACGAAACCGGCCGCGAAGCCGTCGAGAAGGTGATCGCAAAGCTGAAGGAACTCGGCTACTTATCCGATCAGCGATTCGCCGCCGACTTCGCGCGCCTTCGCCAGGAGAACGAGAAGTTCGGGAAACGCCGCGTTCAACAGGGCCTGATGCAGAAGGGAATCGCGTCGTCGCTGGTGAATGAAGCGGTAACAAAGCAGTATGAGGATGTGGATGAGGTCGCGCTCGCCCGACAATACATAGAGCGCAAGCGCCTGAAGCCGCCCGGCGGCGACCGCGAGCAGCGCCAGAAGGAGACGGCGAAGATCATGCGCCGGCTGGTCGCCGCGGGATTCTCCTCGCGAGCCGTCTGGGTGGTGTTGCGCGATTGGGCTGGAAGCGACATCGAAGAGGTTGATGTTGAGGAAAGCAGTGAATAG